One segment of Pristis pectinata isolate sPriPec2 chromosome 3, sPriPec2.1.pri, whole genome shotgun sequence DNA contains the following:
- the LOC127568209 gene encoding LOW QUALITY PROTEIN: T-cell acute lymphocytic leukemia protein 1 homolog (The sequence of the model RefSeq protein was modified relative to this genomic sequence to represent the inferred CDS: inserted 3 bases in 3 codons): protein MMEKVGLDHGENRSDDLSPVQKDSPSQAPENTSEPADQSTEGHRVQAEQQTASSDGVSKETRHDSPDPLSEVPVINLMQRGVQPINESDQKGTFTHSVPTTELSRPPVPLTLQSPVSENRMVQLTAAHLTLPAARAMLYNSTSQYQTLPLLSSDPEPFNMFPSNRAKRRPAPYEVEVTTGTTQPKIVRRIFTNSRERXRQQMSSGAFAELRKLIPTHPPDKXLSKNEILRLAMKYINFXAKLLSDQEQEGEQRGLQIKEGGQYEAGQRGHPGDVSRLELWKLFDGTGSPEV from the exons ATGATGGAAAAGGTCGGATTGGATCATGGTGAAAATCGCAGCGATGACCTGAGCCCTGTTCAGAAAGATTCCCCCAGCCAGGCACCGGAAAACACGAGCGAGCCTGCAGACCAATCCACTGAAGGACACCGGGTCCAAGCTGAGCAGCAAACTGCGTCAAGTGATGGGGTTTCCAAGGAAACAAGGCACGACTCCCCTGATCCCCTATCGGAAGTGCCCGTCATAAACCTGATGCAAAGAGGGGTCCAGCCTATAAATGAGAGTGATCAGAAAGGCACGTTTACTCATTCAGTGCCGACCACCGAGTTGTCAAGACCCCCGGTGCCTCTGACTCTGCAGAGCCCAGTCAGTGAGAATCGGATGGTCCAGTTAACGGCAGCTCACCTCACTCTGCCGGCAGCCAGAGCGATGCTGTACAACAGCACGTCCCAGTATCAGACCCTGCCTCTTCTAAGCAG TGATCCAGAACCATTCAACATGTTCCCCAGTAACAGAGCGAAACGAAGGCCAGCTCCTTACGAAGTGGAAGTCACTACTG GTACCACGCAGCCCAAAATCGTCCGGAGGattttcacaaacagcagagaga TGAGGCAGCAAATGTCAAGCGGGGCCTTTGCTGAACTTCGCAAACTgatccccacacacccacccgaTA AACTGAGCAAGAACGAGATCCTGCGCCTGGCCATGAAATATATAAATT TTGCCAAACTCCTGAGTGATCAAGAACAGGAGGGCGAGCAGCGAGGGTTACAGATTAAAGAGGGCGGACAGTACGAGGCTGGCCAGCGAGGACATCCAGGAGATGTCTCCAGACTCGAGCTGTGGAAGCTGTTTGATGGAACAGGAAGCCCGGAAGTCTAA